From Macaca mulatta isolate MMU2019108-1 chromosome 1, T2T-MMU8v2.0, whole genome shotgun sequence, the proteins below share one genomic window:
- the PSRC1 gene encoding proline/serine-rich coiled-coil protein 1 isoform X1, translating to MEDLEEDVRFIVDETLDFGGLSPSDSREEEDITVLVTPEKPLRRGLSHRSDPNAVAPAPQGVRLSLGPLSPEKLEEILDEANRLAAQLEQCALQERESASEGLGPGRVKPSPRRETFVLKDSPVRDLLPTVNSLARSTPSPSSLTPRLRSSDRKGSVRALRTTSGKRPSNMKRESPTCNLFPASKSPASSLTRSTPPVRGRAGPSGRAAASPPAPVRSVLAPQPSASNSQRLPRPQGAAAKSSSQLPIPSAIPRPASRMPLTSRSVPPGRGALPPDSVSTRKGLPRPSAAGHRVRESGHKVPVSQRPNLPVTGATRSNLQPPRKVAVPGPTR from the exons ATGGAGGATTTGGAGGAAG ATGTAAGGTTTATTGTGGATGAGACCTTGGACTTTGGGGGGCTGTCACCATCTGACAG CCGTGAGGAGGAAGACATAACAGTGTTGGTGACTCCAGAGAAACCACTTCGACGGGGCCTCTCCCACCGAAGTGACCCAAATGCCGTGGCTCCTGCCCCCCAGGGTGTGAGGCTCAGCCTAGGCCCCCTCAGCCCAGAGAAACTGGAGGAGATCCTCGATGAGGCCAACCGGCTGGCCGCCCAGCTGGAGCAGTGTGCCCTGCAGGAGCGGGAGAGCGCAAGCGAGGGCCTGGGGCCTGGCCGAGTGAAGCCCAGTCCTCGGCGGGAGACCTTTGTGCTGAAGGACAGTCCTGTCAGAGACCTGCTGCCGACTGTGAACTCTTTGGCTCGGAGTACCCCCTCCCCAAGCAGCCTGACGCCTCGACTCCGGAGCAGTGATAGGAAGGGGTCAGTCAGGGCTCTCCGGACAACATCTGGAAAGAGGCCCTCCAACATGAAGAGG GAGTCACCCACTTGCAATCTGTTCCCTGCATCCAAAAGCCCAGCATCTTCTCTTACCCGATCGACTCCCCCAGTCCGGGGGAGAGCCGGGCCCAGTGGGAGAGCAGCAGCCA GCCCACCCGCCCCCGTCAGATCAGTCCTGGCCCCACAGCCTTCTGCCAGCAACTCTCAACGCCTGCCCCGGCCACAGGGAGCAGCTGCTAAATCTTCCAGTCAACTGCCCATTCCCTCAGCCATCCCCAGGCCTGCCAGCCGAATGCCACTCACCAGCCGGAGTGTGCCACCTGGCAGAGGTGCCCTACCTCCGGATTCTGTGTCAACTCGAAAAGGGCTTCCAAGACCAAGCGCTGCAGGACACAGAGTGCGGGAAAGTGGACACAAGG TTCCTGTTTCCCAGCGACCAAATCTTCCTGTCACGGGTGCCACTCGCAGCAATCTGCAGCCCCCCAGGAAAGTGGCAGTCCCAGGACCTACCAG GTAA